One window of Ictalurus punctatus breed USDA103 chromosome 22, Coco_2.0, whole genome shotgun sequence genomic DNA carries:
- the dguok gene encoding deoxyguanosine kinase, mitochondrial, whose amino-acid sequence MSAHCAPFKRVLKCSKSELKLCVLFVRVLCTAGSSCGRKTRRINTQLERVLEPRRFLQHSSQGHANNQTLDAMARVKRLSIEGNIAVGKSTFARLLSNAGRNWEVTPEPVSKWQNVEEATSQIRQPASSPQQTAGNLLQMMYQDPKRWSYTFQTFSCMSRMRTQLQPPPARLLQAGDVAVQVYERSIYSDRYIFAQNMFELGSINSTEWAVYQDWHSFLVEQFGPKVQLEGIIYLRASPQTCMERMSGRGREEEQGIQLEYLEALHKQHDNWLINKSTKVHFDHLKNIPVLVLDGSLEFESDSEMQAKFITEVTNFLKEL is encoded by the exons ATGTCTGCTCACTGTGCCCCCTTTAAGCGCGTACTAAAGTGTAGTAAGTCTGAGCTGAAACTGTGCGTGCTGTTTGTACGGGTTCTCTGTACAGCCGGTTCCTCCTGTGGCAGAAAGACACGCAGAATAAACACGCAGTTAGAGAGAGTTCTGGAGCCACGGCGGTTCCTTCAACACTCATCCCAGGGCCatgcaaataatcaaacacTGGATGCAATGGCACGCGTAAAGAGGCTCTCTATCGAGGGCAACATAG CGGTGGGGAAGTCCACGTTTGCAAGGTTGCTGAGCAATGCAGGGCGAAACTGGGAAGTCACACCTGAACCTGTTAGCAAATGGCAAAACGTCGAAGAGGCGACTTCACAAATAAGACAG CCAGCGTCGTCTCCCCAGCAGACAGCCGGCAACTTGTTGCAAATGATGTATCAAGACCCCAAACGCTGGTCCTACACCTTTCAGACATTTTCCTGTATGAGCCGTATGCGCACGCAGCTGCAGCCGCCTCCCGCACGGTTACTGCAAGCAGGAGACGTTGCTGTACAGGTGTATGAACGTTCCATCTACAGTGACAG gtaTATTTTTGCTCAGAATATGTTTGAGCTAGGCAGTATAAACTCCACAGAGTGGGCTGTATATCAGGACTGGCATTCCTTTCTTGTTGAGCAGTTTGGTCCTAAGGTACAACTGGAGGGAATCATATACCTTAGAGCGTCTCCACAG ACCTGCATGGAGCGAATGAGTGGCCGAGGTAGAGAAGAGGAGCAGGGAATACAGCTGGAATACCTTGAGGCATTACACAAGCAGCATGACAATTGGCTCATAAACAAATCTACAAA GGTTCACTTTGATCACCTGAAAAATATTCCAGTTCTGGTGCTGGATGGTAGTCTGGAGTTTGAGAGTGATTCTGAGATGCAGGCCAAGTTTATAACAGAg gtcACTAACTTCTTAAAGGAATTATGA